From the genome of Perca fluviatilis chromosome 8, GENO_Pfluv_1.0, whole genome shotgun sequence:
ttgaggaggagaggggggggggggggggcttgaccaactgccactttgctcgtttgaaagccatgatgtctctctctcatgggtgggccaaattctctgggcgggcaaagtagagaaaggggaggtaaccttgctccttatgacctcataaggagcagattccagattggcccatctgagctttcattttctcaaaggcagagtaggatacccagggctcggtttacacctatcgccatatCTAGCctctgggggaccataggcaggctgggggaactcatattaatgttaaaaaactcataaagtgaaattttcatgccatgggacctttaaggttagAAGAATCACCTTATTCCACTCTGGCGGGACAGTATTAATCAGGGCTACAACtcacgattattttcattttcaatttgtttttctgttcatCACTGAGTCTATTAACAGTCTGAAAtccaaatatatttaatttagaaTGATATGAAACCTTAAAGCAACAAGTACACACATTTGAGAAGTTGATCAGAGtttcttttggcattttttctCAATAAATTGTCCAATGATGAATAGATTCTCAAAATCAGTCAATCAGCTAATAGAATAATTAACTAATTGTTTTAGCTCTAATGTATATCATGTATCATCTTGTTGCATCACTTCACTGAAGCTTTATGATGGTGTCTTGTGCATCATTTTTTATACACATTTCTTCCCCAATTGGTTTTACCAATTTTTGGCTTCAAAATGTTAACAGTTTGATTAAAATTCAAACTGTTAAATCTTCATTTAAAGATGAGTGGAAGCCCACTGGTTTTTAGATGAGCTGTATGGAATTTTAAAGGAGCTCCTAAACAATTAACATGTCTCTGTCCTCCTGCTGGTGGACCTCCTTTAATGGAAATTACAAACACATGGCAGtgagcgtgcacacacacacacacacacacacacacacacacacacacacacacacaacacacacacacacacaaaaaaggtgTTAAACCTTGCAGCTGTCTGTTTTACCACTAAGTGTCTGGCCTGTGGGAGGGCAAAAAATAGTTTGGCCTGGAAACTGGAAAAGTAGGACAATAAGTTAGTGTTTTAATATCCAAAATACAGTGAGAGCAGTGATCCTCTTACATCCTTATCTTCAAAACCTTGCATTCCTGTCATCACTGTGCCTGTATGACCTATTTATGTACATTACCTCATGTTAAAATGCATGTGGAGTTGCTAAGGGGACTTTGTCTCGCCTCTCATTCACTAAGAGAAGTATGAAATCCATATCAAACTACACTAGGGctgaaaatatgttttgaacATCCAATATATGACACACTAATCAGAAGGatgtaaatgcaacatttaagCCAGATTACAATAGGATAGCCTACCAAAGAAGTCATAAAGTAAAGATAAACTGAGTACCAGGGAAACACGATCAATGTTTATATGTGTGCTGTACGATAAAGTGCCAGGGATATCCCAGAAGAGAATGTTTTAATAGCGTATCATGTGATTGCAGCAccatggacaaaaaaaaaaatacaacaatggTAACAACAAATAAAGGCCATAATAttagaatatatatttaaaaaaaaaaatagttaccTTCTTTAGACTTTTTCTTTCGCACCAGGGTTCCTCCTAATTTCCCAAGGAAAGATTCgtcctttttcatttttgcgGACTGCGGGGTCGCAGATGTGTTCGCAGTCCCAGACATCTGATCTTTCAGTAAGATGTGTTTAAGTGCTCTCACATGTATTCGTTTATAATGTCACTCTTCCCCTATGATGCGTTCAGGGCACCGGTGTACGATCTGGACTATATATAAAGAAGACACCGAATTCACATGCAGACTGAGGAAAGCAGCGCTGGTCGGGCACATTGACGGTCGGGCATCAGGCATCAACACAGACGAATGACTCACATGTGATGCGAGAAAAAGCTTTTTCTGCTTTAATGTTCACTGACGGTTCGCCCCACAGCGCCTCCTGACGGCAGGATGATGAACAGGGTCAGGGTTGATCAAGTCTGGTCGCCTTAAAAATAGACAGTAAACCAACATGATTTTatgtatttgaatgttttaatgttaaatacatttacaatgacaataaatacataactaTCCAGTGAAGGTAAACTAATCTAGTTACTAGTTACGGAGTTTTTCAAGAAATAAAGACCAtgaaattagtttttagaaaattCTCTAAAAGCTAGTATGAGTTTACATTCTCtaagtggtggaagaagtattgtGATCATTTAGGTAAAAATAGCAGCAATACACTATAGAAATACCTAAAAAGTAAAAATCCATTCAATGCATTCAAAAtttaaagtacaaaagtattatcagctaaataaaaaaaaaataaagtactcattatgcagaatggtcTCTGtcagttatattattataattttgaaTCGTTATTAATGATGCATTAATTAATGTAAGCAGTACTTTAATGCTGTAGTTGGTCGAGGATTTACTTTTGGTTAGTTTATTCTTTAACAGAGCAACTGATCATGTTTTGTGCATAAAACTTAATATGAAAAGTAATTAACTATAGCGGTGAAACAAATGTAGtatctcaaaattgtacttactATATTCTTTACTTTTACGAAATTACCGACAGTAATCATCATAGTATAACAAcaaataaatgagaaaaaaaggttAACTTTTGACAACAAAGATTTAAGATAAATTCAAACAGAAATAGGTTTGAGTTAtcgatggaaaaaaaatctcaatCACATCCTAATTTATAACACAAACCTGTATATGTCCAGTATTGACGGACATTActcatataaacatattttttaacaAGATCAGAAAAGATGAATCATTTAGATTGAGTTGTTAATGTGTGCATCAAAAGCACCGTAAATCAATGTGACAATCAATCATGATATGACAATATTTTGATTCATTTTGATTATTTATGCAgttttaaaaatacaatttattttagGGCACAGTGTGAATGATAAAAGCACCATTTGGACAATAAaacctgagaaaaaaaaaatacaacattttattAAGACATTTGATTTACGTGCTTCAACTGATTTCTTGACAAAAAAGAAGCAGGATTGGCTTCAGTGCTCATCACCTCCTCCAGTCTCTGGTGCTGTTTTTAGGAGAAAGAAGTTCCAATTAATGTAGTACAGGTGAATATTAAATTCTGTGGATGTCACATTATGATTAATGTTATTATGTGATGCTGCTGTTGTGAACTCACCTGTAGTCTGCAGTAGCTTCCAGTCCACTTGCAGTCTGTGTCTCAGTCTCTCCAGCGCCTCCACGTCCTCTGGTAGAGGAGCATGAAGCTTCCCTAGAGAGGGGGCAGCGTCCCCGGAGAGACAGGAGGCTGTGGGGCCGACACATGACGTCTCACCTTCCTGAAATGACAAAATTACTGACCACTAAAGTAGAACACCTGCCATCTAAACCTCCACAAAAATGAAGCAAAAGATAAACACTTATACTTCCTTCTCTTCTCCTTCTTACCTGCATGAGTACCAGTGTGTGTCCTTGTGCGATGCCCTGCAGCAGGCCTGTTAGTTGTTGCCACACACTGTCGCACAGCCCGCTATCTGGCGTCCGAGCCAACAGAACCAGACTGGGGTCATACTCATATCCCAGAGGCAGAAGGAGGCCCAACACAGCCTGTGTAAACCCTGACACGTCACTGCAGCCCTGTAGGAGGACAAGCAAACACACTTGGGATGTGTTCACATCTGTCatttaacaaacacaaacatcccCTGCACATTAAACATTCACAGTATTATTTCAATATTTAGTTAACTATTCCAAAgtacattgtaaaaaaaattttgtgttcattacattaaattaaaagGTTAAATTGTGTTGGCCAAAAACctaaaacaaaaacttaaatATGTCCCTATtagaagtatatatatatatatatatatatatatatatatatatatatatatatatatatatatatatatatatatatatatataaatatatatatatacacacacacacacacacacacacacacacacacacacacacacacacacacacacacacacacccacacacacacccacacacacacacacccacacacacacacacacacacacacacacacacacacacacacacacacacaccgggtctgtctgaggtttctccctaaaaggttttttttttcctcgccactgtcgcactaaatgtttgctcttgtgggaattactggaattgttgggtctttgtaaattatagtgtggtctagacctactctatctgtaaagtgtctcgagataactcttgttatgatttgacactataaataaaactgaattgatatacattacttttttttttaagacatctTTTGGGCACAATATCTTGATATGAGAAGTCATAATACGATCATATAGGCAATACCGAGTTAAGCCCTATTGGCATGGGattagtattacctggggacctctagtaatttgtaataattgcagaGGTcatctgtgatcttaatcccgtgcgaatttGCCATATCCGTAATTTGTAAAGTTAATTTCTAAATCACAAGAGGTCCGTGGGTAATACTAgccccgtgcgaatagggctttagcaTCCAGTACAGTATTGCATGCACACAGAAAATATGACTTGATAAATGCTCTGAATTGTGATTTCTACTACTGTAATACACAGTACCTTCTTCAGACACACAGGAATGTGATATTTGCATTTCTGTTCCTCTGGCTCCCTGTTGCTGAACTGCACCACAAGTGTTTTCCTAAAGATGGAAAGATTTCTGTCATCATGTTGGGGAcagatgtctttttttatttgctcaaaGGGGTACATGTTTTTAATCACAGTCTAATTCAGGGACACACAAATGATATTCACCCTTCCTCTGTGCCGTGACTCGAGACCACCGCATCTCCAACACACACGACCAAAACCCTGCATGAGGAGAAAGCCGTATTAAATCAGACTGATTTACTCATATTCAGTTAAGTCAGCTTGTTCTGTAACGGAAACTTTCATCTCTTGAAAACTGTATTTGAAGCTGAAATCCCTTCATTTGGCTGCACCacaaatgagaaaaataaaccaaataacAAATTGACACCAAAATCCCCAAAACAGCTTAGCTTATaatagagtttagattctcggCTCGAGCCGTTATTTTCcaccactatcctcgggccgggcccggacccttgatcaagcaatttaatttatttatttattttaaagactAATTGggggggagaaagctatgccataatcagaaatattataaatatatataggctatataaaagtaacaaatgtgtacaaAAGTTATGctgcagttacaaaatgcaacacgtGTCATGCGCGGAGTCTCCCCTCTACTCgcacgcatcacaccgggcctgctgtgctgaataaacaaacagcgcagtttacgtgcttcgtccttgttgcattattctaaacagatttctgcagttcaaacaactcggaattgtagttgagaacgtcagttataacggcccacgtgttaaaaaagtgttggtttaaatcgggctcgggccgggctcagACACAAGGTGCTCGGGCTCAGGCTGGGTCGGGCTTGAGTTTTTGGGTCGATCTAAGCTCTAGCTTATAAACATTTTGAATCTACATTGTGGGAAATACGCTTAGTcgttttcttgctgagagtcaGATGAAAAGATCGATACCACGCTCATATTTGTCCATCAAACATGAAgtcagcttagcataaagacttgaaACAGGTGATAACGGCTAGCCAGCACCCTTTAAGCTCACTATAACAGGTTTTAACTCGGTGGTAGGCATATCTGGCTACCTCAGACCCAGGCTGGACTTTCCCCCCCATTtacagtcttcatgctaagctagtGAGTGGTATCGATCTCTCATTTAACTACCAAGTAAAAACTACcaaagtaaaaataaagtaCTTCTAACtgtattttcaaaaatgtcGAGCCAATCCTTTAAGGGTGGATGTTTCCTGTAACGAGGCATGCTGTCTGATTACTGTCTGATATCCCTTTTTCTATCTCAGTAATATCAAAAAACATACAGTCTCTGTCCATATGGATTAGATCCACATTGCTATACCTGTTGCGGAGAGCAGTTGCAGCATGCTGGACAACACACATCATCGCCATGGAGACGTCAGGGACCAGCGCCAAGCCATTGCAGATCTGAGAGGCAGTAATTAAATATAATGTCAGCCTGGAGCTCATGTGGGCAGGTCGGAAAAGCAGATCACATCACAGCACACGAAGGAGAAGACAAATAACATCCAGACCATACCTCATTCCTCTCCATTTTCTCTACAAGGGAAATAAGACTGGAGAGGGTTGTGAGAGCATTGCTGTCATCTGCATCTTTGAGGAAATTCTCCCTTattgtgaaaaacaaacaaacacattttttaataataataataataataataataataaagagccTTTTAAACTCAGCTCCTCCGATGATAAACTTCCTGTGTCAATAATAAGATATAAAGTTTATTGCTATGAAAAATGTAACCTCAGTTTGTTGATTAGAACCAGGTCCTCTGATGAGCTGAAGCGTTTACATCCGTCCGGGCAAGCCACGCCATTAGGGAGAACTAAAGCAGTGCGGAGAGCAGGAGCGACACGTTTTGGAGGCTCTGGCCACACTTCTTCCTCTGCACTTTTCTCCTCTTCTACCTTCTTCAGcttatcttcttcttcttcttctgcaaaTTTAATCCGCTTTGTGGTGACATCAGAAGTGGGCAGCTCAGCTGGAGAAAGGAGTAGGGAATTATTTGATGAAGCAGTGAATATAAACGTCATCTCTGACTGAGGCTAGCAGTTCAAGGCTACATTAGCCGATACTCGCATAACACACCTGAATCTCAGGCCGAACTGTCAGTGGCtcagttgcattgtgggttatATAGGCAGGTGGGAGGCTACTCTTTTAAGGAATAGCTCAAAAAGAAGAATGTGGATGTTATACCTGCATGTTTGAGGCAGGACCAGTACTGCTTATGAGCTGATCGGGCACAGTGAAGGGACTCAAGTGCACTGGAAAGACAAAAATGACCTTAtttttacacagacacacatacacagacacagacacacacatacacagacacagacacagaccttTCACAGGGACCATCGAGATTTGCCGGTCGAGGCGCAGGATCTCCAAGCAAAGTTTGAACTGTTTGACACACAGACTGGGGGAGGGAAG
Proteins encoded in this window:
- the hdac10 gene encoding polyamine deacetylase HDAC10 isoform X1, coding for MKMGTALIYDEEMTKYKLLWVDPACKIEVPERLTVSHEALMKTGLADRCVSVPVREATDADILLVHSEEYLEAVKKTPYMTLEDLQEFTLQYGDVYFHPNIYHCAKLAAGAALQLVDSVMMGKVRNGMALVRPPGHHSMRSAANGFCVFNNVAIAARYAKQQYGVKRVLIVDWDVHHGQGVQYCFEDDPSVLYFSWHRYEHQKFWPQLRESDYDSVGKEKGAGFNINVPWNKVGMKNSDYLSVFCHILLPVAYEFSPDLVLVCAGFDSAIGDPEGEMCASPDIFAHLTHLLMNLAGGKLCAVLEGGYNLTSLPQSVCQTVQTLLGDPAPRPANLDGPCESALESLHCARSAHKQYWSCLKHAAELPTSDVTTKRIKFAEEEEEDKLKKVEEEKSAEEEVWPEPPKRVAPALRTALVLPNGVACPDGCKRFSSSEDLVLINKLRENFLKDADDSNALTTLSSLISLVEKMERNEICNGLALVPDVSMAMMCVVQHAATALRNRVLVVCVGDAVVSSHGTEEGKTLVVQFSNREPEEQKCKYHIPVCLKKGCSDVSGFTQAVLGLLLPLGYEYDPSLVLLARTPDSGLCDSVWQQLTGLLQGIAQGHTLVLMQEGETSCVGPTASCLSGDAAPSLGKLHAPLPEDVEALERLRHRLQVDWKLLQTTAPETGGGDEH
- the hdac10 gene encoding polyamine deacetylase HDAC10 isoform X3; the protein is MLKPPGHHSMRSAANGFCVFNNVAIAARYAKQQYGVKRVLIVDWDVHHGQGVQYCFEDDPSVLYFSWHRYEHQKFWPQLRESDYDSVGKEKGAGFNINVPWNKVGMKNSDYLSVFCHILLPVAYEFSPDLVLVCAGFDSAIGDPEGEMCASPDIFAHLTHLLMNLAGGKLCAVLEGGYNLTSLPQSVCQTVQTLLGDPAPRPANLDGPCESALESLHCARSAHKQYWSCLKHAAELPTSDVTTKRIKFAEEEEEDKLKKVEEEKSAEEEVWPEPPKRVAPALRTALVLPNGVACPDGCKRFSSSEDLVLINKLRENFLKDADDSNALTTLSSLISLVEKMERNEICNGLALVPDVSMAMMCVVQHAATALRNRVLVVCVGDAVVSSHGTEEGKTLVVQFSNREPEEQKCKYHIPVCLKKGCSDVSGFTQAVLGLLLPLGYEYDPSLVLLARTPDSGLCDSVWQQLTGLLQGIAQGHTLVLMQEGETSCVGPTASCLSGDAAPSLGKLHAPLPEDVEALERLRHRLQVDWKLLQTTAPETGGGDEH
- the hdac10 gene encoding polyamine deacetylase HDAC10 isoform X2; protein product: MKTGLADRCVSVPVREATDADILLVHSEEYLEAVKKTPYMTLEDLQEFTLQYGDVYFHPNIYHCAKLAAGAALQLVDSVMMGKVRNGMALVRPPGHHSMRSAANGFCVFNNVAIAARYAKQQYGVKRVLIVDWDVHHGQGVQYCFEDDPSVLYFSWHRYEHQKFWPQLRESDYDSVGKEKGAGFNINVPWNKVGMKNSDYLSVFCHILLPVAYEFSPDLVLVCAGFDSAIGDPEGEMCASPDIFAHLTHLLMNLAGGKLCAVLEGGYNLTSLPQSVCQTVQTLLGDPAPRPANLDGPCESALESLHCARSAHKQYWSCLKHAAELPTSDVTTKRIKFAEEEEEDKLKKVEEEKSAEEEVWPEPPKRVAPALRTALVLPNGVACPDGCKRFSSSEDLVLINKLRENFLKDADDSNALTTLSSLISLVEKMERNEICNGLALVPDVSMAMMCVVQHAATALRNRVLVVCVGDAVVSSHGTEEGKTLVVQFSNREPEEQKCKYHIPVCLKKGCSDVSGFTQAVLGLLLPLGYEYDPSLVLLARTPDSGLCDSVWQQLTGLLQGIAQGHTLVLMQEGETSCVGPTASCLSGDAAPSLGKLHAPLPEDVEALERLRHRLQVDWKLLQTTAPETGGGDEH